Below is a genomic region from Ruania alba.
CTCTGCTGGCCCGATCCGTGGCCGGCGAAGCGGGGGTGCCGTTCTACTCCATCTCCGGTTCGGACTTCGTGGAGATGTTCGTCGGTGTCGGTGCCTCTCGTGTGCGTGACCTCTTCGAGCAGGCCAAGGCCAACGCTCCGGCGATCATCTTCGTGGACGAGATCGACGCCGTCGGGCGTCAGCGTGGTGCCGGCCTCGGTGGTGGGCACGACGAGCGCGAGCAGACCCTGAACCAGCTCCTGGTGGAGATGGACGGGTTCGACGTCAATTCCAACGTCATCCTGATCGCCGCGAGTAACCGGCCGGACATCCTCGACCCGGCGCTGTTGCGTCCGGGCCGGTTCGACCGGCAGATCGCGGTCGAGTCGCCGGACCTGAAGGGCCGCGAGGCGATCCTCGCCGTGCACTCCCAGGGCAAGCCGATGGCGCCAGGGGTGGACCTGCACGCCATCGCCAAGCGCACCCCCGGATTCACCGGTGCCGATCTCGCGAACGCCCTCAACGAGGCTGCGCTGCTCACCGCCCGCACGAACGGGACGATGATCGGCGACGCCGAGCTCGACGAAGCGATCGACCGAGTGATCGCCGGCCCGCAGAAGAAGACCCGGGTGATGAACGAGAAGGAGCGCAAGGTCACGGCGTACCACGAGGGTGGCCACGCCCTGGTGGCTGCCGCGTTGCGCTATACCGACCCCGTCACCAAGGTCACGATCCTGCCGCGCGGTCGCGCCCTCGGGTACACGATGGTGATGCCCAGCGAGGACAAGTACTCCACCACGCGCAACGAGCTTCTCGACCAGCTCGCCTACGCGATGGGCGGCCGAGTGGCCGAGGAGATCATCTTCCACGACCCCACCACCGGCGCCTCGAACGACATCGAGAAGGCCACGGCCACGGCCCGCAAGATGGTCAAGGAGTACGGGATGAGCGAGCGGGTCGGAGCGATCCGGCTCGGCACCGCAGACTCCGAGGTGTTCCTCGGTCGCGACATGGGTCACCAGCGGGAGTACTCCGAGGACGTCGCCGGTCTGGTCGACGACGAGGTGCGCCGCCTCATCGAGAGTGCCCACGACGAAGCATGGACGGTACTCACCGAGTACCGGCACGTGCTGGACGCACTCGCGCTCGCGCTGCTCGAGCGGGAGACGCTGAACCAGGCCGAGCTGGCTGAAGTGTTCACCCCGGTGGTCAAGCGGGACCCGCGCCCCGTGTGGCTCTCCAGCCAGGAACGCACCGTCAGCCACATCCCACCGGTGCAGACCCCGGTGGAGATCGCTCAGGGTCAGGAGCCGATGCCACCCCAGGACGAGGTGGCCGCCGCAGGGGAGGACGGTCTGCCCGGCCAGGTGCCGGCACCGAACCCGACCCCGCCCGAGCCCTCGACGGATACCCCGGAACCGCCGTCGTCGGAGGACTCGGAGAACCGGGCGTGAGTGACGCCGGCACCATCGGCAGCTACGATGCCGCTGCGGTCGAGCGCGCGGTGCGCGACCTCCTGGTCGCCGTCGGGGAGGACCCCGAGCGGGAGGGGCTGCGGGACACCCCTGGTCGACTGGCGAAGGCGTATGCCGAGATCTTCGTGGGGCTGCGGCAGCGCCCTGAGGACGTGGTGCAGACCTTCTTCGACATCGATCACGAGGAGATGGTCCTCGTGCGCGACATCGAGGTGTACTCCACCTGTGAGCACCACCTGCTGCCCTTCCACGGCGTGGCGCACGTGGGCTACATCCCGTCCGAGTCCGGCACCGTGACCGGCCTGAGCAAGCTCGCCCGGCTGGTGGACGTCTTCGCCAAGCGGCCCCAGGTGCAGGAGCGGCTCACCACCCAGGTCGCGGACGCCCTGGTGGAGCTGCTCGACGCACGCGGGGTGATCGTGGTGATCGAGTGCGAGCACTTGTGCATGTCGATGCGCGGGGTCCGCAAGCCGGGCTCACGCACGGTGACCTCCGCCGTGCGTGGACTGATGCGCAACACCGCCACCCGCGCCGAGGCGATGAGTCTCATCGCGCGCGGTTGAGCAGTGAGCACGGCCGACGGCGTGGGTAGGGTGAGCGGGTGACCTCGCGCACGCACGTCATCGGTGTGGTCAACGTGACCCCTGACTCCTTCAGCGACGGCGGGCAGTGGTTCCGGACCGACGTCGCCGTCGCGCACGGACGCCACCTGCTGGCGCAGGGAGCGGACATGGTGGACATCGGTGGTGAGTCCACGCGTCCAGGCGCCACGCGGGTCCCGGTCGAGGAGGAGTTGGCGCGGGTGATCCCCGTGGTGCAAGCACTGGCTGCGACCGGTGCCGCGATGAGTGTGGACACGATGCGCGCCGAGGTCGCCGAGCAGGCCGTCGCCGCCGGCGCGCACATGATCAACGACGTCTCGGGCGGACGCGCCGATCCGGAGATGGCCGCAGTGGTGGCACGGACCGGCTGCCGGTACGTGCTGTCCCACTGGCGCGGGCACTCGGACGTGATGAATGACCTGGCTGACTACACCGACGTCACCGCCGAGGTGTGCTCCGAGCTCGGAGCACAGGTGGACCAGGTCAAGGCACGGGGAGTGCGCTCCGACCAGCTCGTGCTCGACCCTGGCCTCGGGTTCGCCAAGGAAGGCGTGCACAACTGGGAGTTGCTCGCGGGCCTGGACCAGATCATGAGCCTCGGGTACCCGGTGCTCGTGGGGGCCTCACGCAAGCGCTTTCTCGGGGAGTTGCTGGCTGCTGACGGCGCTGAGTCGATGCCGGCGTTCCGGGACCGGGCCACGGCTGCTGTCACCGCGCTCGCGGCTGTGCGGGGGGTATGGGGCGTGCGTGTGCACGACGTTGCTGCATCCGTGGACGCCGTTCGGGTGGCTCAGGCGTGGCGAGAGGCCGAGAATGGCCGGTGACATGGTGGGCGTTGAAAGGGCAGGGATGACGAGCCAACGCACGACGGGCAGCGGGGACAACCTCGACGAGATCCGGCTGCTCGGTGTCGGTGGTGTCGGACGGCACGGAGTGCTGCCGGAAGAGCGGCGGGATGGTCAGACCTTCCTCGTCGATCTGGTGCTCGGTGTGGACACCCGCGCCGCAGCGACCTCCGACGAGCTGACCGCGACGGTGGACTACGCAGCCGTGGCCGCGCAGGTGGTCGCCCTCATCGAGGGGGAGCCGGTCAACCTGATCGAGACCCTTGCCGCGCGTATCGCGGACTCGGCGCTCACCTACGACGGCGTCCACACCGTCGACGTGACCGTGCACAAGCCGGAGGCACCGGTCGGCGTGCCGTTCACGGACGTCCAGGTCACCATCAGACGCCCGGTCGTGGCACCAGTGCCGGCGCCCGCAGCACCGCCGGTGGACGCCGCCCCAGTTGCAGCAGCAGCCTCGTCCGCAGGGGCGAACCCGGCTGCCGTCGCCGCGGCGGCACCAGCCCAGCCTGTGCCGGACAGCGTCGCGTCACGGCGCCCGGCCCCGGACCTCGACGCCCCGCCGGAGCAACCGGTGCCCGTGGTGCTGGCGCTCGGTGGCAATGTCGGCGATGTCCGCGGCACCTTGCGCAGCGCGGTCGCCGATCTGCAGGACGCTGACGGACTGACCGTCGAGGAGATCTCACCGCTGGCGCGCACGGCCGCGGTCCTGCAGCCTGACGCCGTGGCCCAGCCGGACTACCTGAACGCCGTGGTGCTGGCCACCACCACGCTCGCCCCGCGCGAGCTGCTCGCGCTCACCCAGGACCTGGAGAACACCTATGGTCGCCGGCGCGAGGAGCGGTGGGGCGAGCGCACGCTGGACGTGGACATCGTCGTGTTCGGTGGGGTCACCTCGACCGACCCGGAGCTGACGCTGCCGCACCCCCGCGCGAACGAGCGCGCTTTCGTCCTCGTGCCATGGGCTCAGGCAGACCCGGACGCCTTCCTGCCCGGACTCGGCGGCGGACCGGTCGCCACCCTGGCCGAGACTGCACCGGATCGTTCCGGAGTGCGCTGGCTGGCATTGGACTGGCTCGAGGAGCCCAGCTCAGCGGCCCGCGCCCCGGTAGCGCCGGTGCCGCAGGCTGCGGCGGAGATGCCCTCCGACGTGCCCGCGGCTGAGCCGGAGCCGGCCCATGAGCAGGAGGAGGCCGACGAATCGGCGCTGGATCCCGCGTGGGACGAGCCCTCCGCTGAGGATCTCGGCGATCTTGAGCTGCTCGCGCGCGGGGACAAGGAGGAACCGCAGGCGCAACCGCAGCACGAGGAACCCGCGCAGCAGGACGAGCCTGCGTCCGATGCCCTCGGGTGGGTGCCGGAGAAGCCGGTCGAAGCGCCACCTCTCGCGCCTCGTTGGCAGCCGCTGCGCCGGGACGACTGAGAGTGATCACCCGGCTGGGCTGGCCCACGCTCGGCGCGATCGTGGTGGTCAGCGGAACGATCGCTGTGGTGGCGCTGCGTTGGTGGACCACCCGGGGCAACGTGGCGCCGACCGTGCCGATCCTGCTCGCGGGGGTGCTCGCAGCGCTGGCCGCACTGGTGCTGGTACTTGGGCTGCGCGTGCGCCGGGCCGTGAGCTCGGGACATCTGGACGACCCCGTCGGTGCCTCCCGGGTACTGGCGCTGGGGCAGGCCGCCTCGATCACTGCAGCGATCCACCTCGGCTACCTGGGTGCGCAGGCCGCGATCGCAGCAGGCAACCTGCAGGCCCCTGATCCACGAGAGCAGCTGATCCGCGTGCTGGTGGCGGTGCTCGCCGCCGGGGCGCTGCTGGTTGCCGGGATGATCACGCAATGGTGCTGCCAGGTCCCCGAGGACGATGACGACGACGACCCACCTGGCGGTACGGTCCCTGGCTGAGGGTCCACAATGGAGCCATGAACCACGCAACCCCGTTCGACGTCGAGGGCGTCACCTGGCAGCAGGTCTCGGCCAAGCTGATCCCGGTACGCCAGATCGCCACCGCGATCTTCCTCGGCCTGCCCTTCCTGGCTGCGGCGGCAGTGGCGATCTTCACGCACGCTGTGGTGTGGGTCGCTCCCGGCGTGCTCGGGCTCCTGCTCGTGTGGGTGCTGTGGCTGGTTCCTCGCCAGGTACGAGCCATCGGGTACGCCGAGATGGAGGATGAGCTGCTGATCCGCAAGGGGGTGCTGTTCCGCTCCCTCGTGGTGGTGCCCTACGGCCGGATGCAGTATGTCGATGTCGCCGCCGGCCCGATCGCCCGCTCGATGGGGATCGCGCAGGTGCAGCTGCACACCGCCTCCGCGCAGTCGGACGCCTCGATACCTGGACTTCCCGAGGCTGAAGCAACGCGCTTGCGCGACCAGCTCTCGGCACGGGGCGAGGCCAAGCTGGCCGGACTGTGACGGACCCGACCGTGACGGCGCATGACGAGGACCAGGTGCAGTGGCACCGGCTGCACAAGATCACCCCACTGCTGAATGCGTGGAAAGTGGCTGCCGGTCTGTTCGCCGTCTTCGTGTGGCAGTCCTACGACAATCTCCGCGACATCGACCTCCCGATGGCCACGTTGCTCCTCATCCTGGCCGGGGTGATCGTGCTGGGCGCGCTGCTCGGGCTCGGCTTGTCCGCGCTCGCGTGGTCGCGTACCAAGTACGGCATCTCGGACGAGAGCGTGTTCCTGCACTCGGGTGTGCTGTTCCGCCAGCAACGGCACGTACGCCTCGACCGGCTGCAGACGGTGGACGTGACCCAGCCCCTGCTCGCCCGGTTGGCCGGCTTCGCAGCCCTGAAGATCGAGAGCGCGGGCGGTGCGGGCTCCAACCTCACCTTGGCCTACCTGAAGGAAGACGACGCGCAGCAGCTGCGCAACGCCCTCCTTGCTCGTGCGGCCGGGGTACGGCCAGGAGCGTCGGCCGCTGCCTCGGCTACACCCGGGGCGCCGGAGCAGACCTCCGGAGCTGGACCTGCCGCGATCCCCGAAGCGCCTGAGCAGCACGTGTTCACTCTCACGGCGGGACGGTTGATCGGTTCCCTCGCGCTCTCCGGTGGGATCGTCGGGATCCTCGTCCTCACGGCAGGGCTGGTGACCCTGGCGATCAAATCCGGCAATGTCGGTTCGGTCTTCGCCATGGGTGCACCGCTGCTGGGTGGCGCCGCCTACTTCTGGGGTCGGTTCGCCGGCGAGTTCAACTTCCGGGTGGCCACCTCTCCGGACGGGATTCGCGTGCGGCAAGGCCTGCTGGAGACCAAGGCCCGCACGGTGCCGCCCGGGCGCGTGCAGGCGGTGCGCCTGGCGCAGTCGCCGCTGTGGCGGTTCAAGGGATGGTGGCGCATCACCGTCAACATCGCCGGATACGGGCAGGAGGAGACCACCGGGACCGTGCTGTACCCCGTGGCCACCGAGTCCGAGGCGGCCTACCTGCTCTCCCTGGTGCACCGTGACTTCGGCGATCCGCGTCCGTTGGAGGTGCTGCACGCCGGCCTGGCAGGTTCGGGCACGGACGAAGGCTTCGAGCACACGCCCCGGCGCGCCCGCTGGTTGGACCCACTCACCTGGCGGAACACCGGTGTGCGTCTCACCGAGACGGCGATCTTGCTGCGCAGCGGGCGGTTCTGGCGCACTCTGACGTTGGTGCCGCACGAACGGGTGCAGTCCGTCGGGATGGAGCAGGGTCCGATCGAGCGCCGCCTGAACCTGCTCAGCCTGGCGGTGCACTCCACCCCTGGCCAGATCGTCCCCCGCGTGCACCACCAGGACGCCGACACCATGTCGGATCTGCTCGCCCAGCTGACCGAGCGAGCCCGTCAAGCACGGCAGAACGCCGGTCCGGAGCGCTGGATGGCCGGGCGGGCAGCGGACGCAGCCCCGGACCCGCGCCCAGCATTCGCCGGTGTGCTCCCTGCCTCGCCGCGGCTACCGGACGCCAGCGACGAGACCTGAGGGACCGAGGCACGCCTCGACTGCTGGAAGAATGCCTCGCGTGAGTTCACGTCCAGGCCGGCTCGGAGTCGGCGTCGTCGGCGCGGGGCGCGTCGGTGCCGTGCTGGCCAGCGCACTGCGCGCGGCTGGGCACGCCGTCGTCGGAGCCAGCGGTTCGTCGGAGGAGTCCAAGGACCGGATCGATGCGCTGCTGCCGCACGTGCCCGTGCTCGATGTGCGCGACGTCGTCGAACGGAGCGAGCTGGTGCTGCTCACCGTGCCCGACGACGTCCTCGCCGACCTGGTCTCGGGCCTCGCCCGGCTCGGTGCCTTCCAGCCCGGCCAGCTTCTCGTCCATACGGCTGGCCGATACGGGGTCGACGTGCTCGCCCCCGCCCGGGCGGCCGGGGCGATCCCGCTCGCCGTCCACCCGGCCATGACGTTCACGGGAACCAGCGTGGACCTGGGGCGCCTGGAAGGGGCGCCGTTCGCCGTCACCGCCGACGCCCCCGTGCTTCCGATCGCACAAGCGCTGGTGGTGGAGATCGGCGGCGAGCCCGTGGTGCTGGACGAGAGCGCCCGGCCCCTGTACCACGCCGCGCTGGCGCACGGCGCGAATCACCTCGTCACACTCACTGCCCAGGCGACCCGGGTGCTGGCCGCCGCGGGTGTTCCGGAGGGGGGCACGCTGCTGCGGCCGCTGCTGTCCGCTGCCCTGGACGGCGCACTCCGTGGCGGTGAGTCCACGCTCACCGGTCCGATCGTGCGGGGGGACTCCGGGACGGTCGCCGGTCACCTGGCAGCACTGGTCACCCTGGCCGCGCAGGAGCCGAGCCTGGTAGATGTGCCCGAGACCTACACCGGGCTCGCCCGGGCCACCGTGCAGCGCTGCCTGGCGACCAGGCGGATTACCGAGACCACCGCCGGCCGGCTCCTGGATGCCCTCGAACCTGCCTCGAGGACGGCCACGCAAGCAGCCGCGGAGGGCGCACCGGAGACGGTCGCCGGACCCGAGGTCGTGCACACCGTGGCCGAGCTCCGGCAACGGCGGGAATCGTGGACGGAACCGGTCGCCGTCGTGATGACGATGGGTGCCCTGCACGAGGGGCACCTGGCGCTCGTGCGCCATGCCCGCACCGTGGCGCCGAAGGTCCTGGTGACCATCTTCGTGAACCCGCTGCAGTTCGGAGCGGACGAGGATCTCGACGCCTACCCGCGCACGCTCGAGACCGACGTGGCTGCGCTCGCTGAGGAGGGAGTGGACCTGGTGTTCGCCCCCTCGGTGGCCGAGATGTACCCCGACGGCGATCCGCAGGTGACGGTGACCTCCGGCCGGATGGGACAGGTGCTGGAGGGGGCGGCCCGGCCGAGCCACTTCGACGGGATGCTCACCGTGGTGAGCAAGCTCCTGCACCTCACCCGCGCCGACGTGTCGGTCTTCGGGCAGAAGGACGCCCAGCAGCTGGCGCTGGTGCGCCGCCTGGTGGCCGATCAGAACATCGGCGTGCGGATCGAAGGCGTCCCGATCGTGCGCGAGCCGGACGGGCTGGCGATGTCGAGCCGTAACGTCTACCTCGACGAGCGGGAACGGGCCGCGGCTCTCGTGCTGTCCCGGGCGATCCGGGCGGGGGCGAGCGAGGCTGCCGACGGCGGTAGCGTGGGCGACGTGCTGGCCGCCGCGCACCAGGAGCTGGATGGTCGCCACGCGTGCGTTCAGCCCGCCTATCTGGAGGTCGTGGACGAACGCACGATGGAACCTCTGGCGCCGGACAGCATGGATCGGCAGACCCCCGCGGTGCTGGTGGTCGCGGCCAGAGTGGGGAATACCCGGCTGCTCGACAACGCTGTGCTCGTGTGGCCACCGCAGGGAGAAGCATCATGACCGGACTACTGCGACCGATGATGGTGGGCAAGATCCACCGCGCGACCGTGACGCAGGCCGATCTGAACTACGTCGGCTCGATCACGATCGACGCCGACCTACTCGATGCTGCCGACCTGCCCGAGGGGCAGCAGGTGGACGTGGTGGACATCACCAATGGTGCGCGCCTGACCACCTACGTGATCGCGGGGGAGCGGGGCGCCGGGCAGATCTGCATCAACGGAGCCGCCGCACACCTGGTGCACCCGGGCGACCTGGTGATCATCATCGCCTACGGATTGCTCCCTGACGCCGAAGCACGCACCTACGAGCCGCAGGTGGTGCACGTGGACGCGCAGAACAGGATCGCTGCGCTCGGGCACGACCCCGGCGAGGTCGGACCAGGGAGCGGTCTGGCGTCGGCGGCAGTGCCCTGGCACTCCACGTGAGTCACCTCACCATCGCCGGTGGTCGGGTGATCG
It encodes:
- the ftsH gene encoding ATP-dependent zinc metalloprotease FtsH, coding for MNVKKLLRGPLIWILIPIIVIIVSFQLMSGGGVRQIDTSVGLELLDGDTVEQVEITDGEQRVNLTLSEPYVEGETDYGTDVEFYYVTPQADTVAEAVAANDPTGGYNSVVPQTPWWSSLLMTLLTIILLVGVFWFILSRMQGGNSRMMNFGKSKAKQVTKETPTVSFTDVAGVDEAVEELHEIKDFLADPTRFQAVGAKIPKGVLLYGPPGTGKTLLARSVAGEAGVPFYSISGSDFVEMFVGVGASRVRDLFEQAKANAPAIIFVDEIDAVGRQRGAGLGGGHDEREQTLNQLLVEMDGFDVNSNVILIAASNRPDILDPALLRPGRFDRQIAVESPDLKGREAILAVHSQGKPMAPGVDLHAIAKRTPGFTGADLANALNEAALLTARTNGTMIGDAELDEAIDRVIAGPQKKTRVMNEKERKVTAYHEGGHALVAAALRYTDPVTKVTILPRGRALGYTMVMPSEDKYSTTRNELLDQLAYAMGGRVAEEIIFHDPTTGASNDIEKATATARKMVKEYGMSERVGAIRLGTADSEVFLGRDMGHQREYSEDVAGLVDDEVRRLIESAHDEAWTVLTEYRHVLDALALALLERETLNQAELAEVFTPVVKRDPRPVWLSSQERTVSHIPPVQTPVEIAQGQEPMPPQDEVAAAGEDGLPGQVPAPNPTPPEPSTDTPEPPSSEDSENRA
- the folE gene encoding GTP cyclohydrolase I FolE; translation: MSDAGTIGSYDAAAVERAVRDLLVAVGEDPEREGLRDTPGRLAKAYAEIFVGLRQRPEDVVQTFFDIDHEEMVLVRDIEVYSTCEHHLLPFHGVAHVGYIPSESGTVTGLSKLARLVDVFAKRPQVQERLTTQVADALVELLDARGVIVVIECEHLCMSMRGVRKPGSRTVTSAVRGLMRNTATRAEAMSLIARG
- the folP gene encoding dihydropteroate synthase, producing the protein MTSRTHVIGVVNVTPDSFSDGGQWFRTDVAVAHGRHLLAQGADMVDIGGESTRPGATRVPVEEELARVIPVVQALAATGAAMSVDTMRAEVAEQAVAAGAHMINDVSGGRADPEMAAVVARTGCRYVLSHWRGHSDVMNDLADYTDVTAEVCSELGAQVDQVKARGVRSDQLVLDPGLGFAKEGVHNWELLAGLDQIMSLGYPVLVGASRKRFLGELLAADGAESMPAFRDRATAAVTALAAVRGVWGVRVHDVAASVDAVRVAQAWREAENGR
- the folK gene encoding 2-amino-4-hydroxy-6-hydroxymethyldihydropteridine diphosphokinase, with protein sequence MTSQRTTGSGDNLDEIRLLGVGGVGRHGVLPEERRDGQTFLVDLVLGVDTRAAATSDELTATVDYAAVAAQVVALIEGEPVNLIETLAARIADSALTYDGVHTVDVTVHKPEAPVGVPFTDVQVTIRRPVVAPVPAPAAPPVDAAPVAAAASSAGANPAAVAAAAPAQPVPDSVASRRPAPDLDAPPEQPVPVVLALGGNVGDVRGTLRSAVADLQDADGLTVEEISPLARTAAVLQPDAVAQPDYLNAVVLATTTLAPRELLALTQDLENTYGRRREERWGERTLDVDIVVFGGVTSTDPELTLPHPRANERAFVLVPWAQADPDAFLPGLGGGPVATLAETAPDRSGVRWLALDWLEEPSSAARAPVAPVPQAAAEMPSDVPAAEPEPAHEQEEADESALDPAWDEPSAEDLGDLELLARGDKEEPQAQPQHEEPAQQDEPASDALGWVPEKPVEAPPLAPRWQPLRRDD
- a CDS encoding DUF3180 domain-containing protein → MITRLGWPTLGAIVVVSGTIAVVALRWWTTRGNVAPTVPILLAGVLAALAALVLVLGLRVRRAVSSGHLDDPVGASRVLALGQAASITAAIHLGYLGAQAAIAAGNLQAPDPREQLIRVLVAVLAAGALLVAGMITQWCCQVPEDDDDDDPPGGTVPG
- a CDS encoding PH domain-containing protein, whose protein sequence is MNHATPFDVEGVTWQQVSAKLIPVRQIATAIFLGLPFLAAAAVAIFTHAVVWVAPGVLGLLLVWVLWLVPRQVRAIGYAEMEDELLIRKGVLFRSLVVVPYGRMQYVDVAAGPIARSMGIAQVQLHTASAQSDASIPGLPEAEATRLRDQLSARGEAKLAGL
- a CDS encoding PH domain-containing protein; its protein translation is MTDPTVTAHDEDQVQWHRLHKITPLLNAWKVAAGLFAVFVWQSYDNLRDIDLPMATLLLILAGVIVLGALLGLGLSALAWSRTKYGISDESVFLHSGVLFRQQRHVRLDRLQTVDVTQPLLARLAGFAALKIESAGGAGSNLTLAYLKEDDAQQLRNALLARAAGVRPGASAAASATPGAPEQTSGAGPAAIPEAPEQHVFTLTAGRLIGSLALSGGIVGILVLTAGLVTLAIKSGNVGSVFAMGAPLLGGAAYFWGRFAGEFNFRVATSPDGIRVRQGLLETKARTVPPGRVQAVRLAQSPLWRFKGWWRITVNIAGYGQEETTGTVLYPVATESEAAYLLSLVHRDFGDPRPLEVLHAGLAGSGTDEGFEHTPRRARWLDPLTWRNTGVRLTETAILLRSGRFWRTLTLVPHERVQSVGMEQGPIERRLNLLSLAVHSTPGQIVPRVHHQDADTMSDLLAQLTERARQARQNAGPERWMAGRAADAAPDPRPAFAGVLPASPRLPDASDET
- the panC gene encoding pantoate--beta-alanine ligase → MSSRPGRLGVGVVGAGRVGAVLASALRAAGHAVVGASGSSEESKDRIDALLPHVPVLDVRDVVERSELVLLTVPDDVLADLVSGLARLGAFQPGQLLVHTAGRYGVDVLAPARAAGAIPLAVHPAMTFTGTSVDLGRLEGAPFAVTADAPVLPIAQALVVEIGGEPVVLDESARPLYHAALAHGANHLVTLTAQATRVLAAAGVPEGGTLLRPLLSAALDGALRGGESTLTGPIVRGDSGTVAGHLAALVTLAAQEPSLVDVPETYTGLARATVQRCLATRRITETTAGRLLDALEPASRTATQAAAEGAPETVAGPEVVHTVAELRQRRESWTEPVAVVMTMGALHEGHLALVRHARTVAPKVLVTIFVNPLQFGADEDLDAYPRTLETDVAALAEEGVDLVFAPSVAEMYPDGDPQVTVTSGRMGQVLEGAARPSHFDGMLTVVSKLLHLTRADVSVFGQKDAQQLALVRRLVADQNIGVRIEGVPIVREPDGLAMSSRNVYLDERERAAALVLSRAIRAGASEAADGGSVGDVLAAAHQELDGRHACVQPAYLEVVDERTMEPLAPDSMDRQTPAVLVVAARVGNTRLLDNAVLVWPPQGEAS
- the panD gene encoding aspartate 1-decarboxylase: MTGLLRPMMVGKIHRATVTQADLNYVGSITIDADLLDAADLPEGQQVDVVDITNGARLTTYVIAGERGAGQICINGAAAHLVHPGDLVIIIAYGLLPDAEARTYEPQVVHVDAQNRIAALGHDPGEVGPGSGLASAAVPWHST